A window of the Streptomyces griseochromogenes genome harbors these coding sequences:
- a CDS encoding cytochrome P450, translating into MTGITEEPGPLTGQAPPPPVRDWPALDLDGTEFDPVLAGLMSEGPLTRIRLPFGEGWAWLATRYEDVKLVTNDPRFSRAEVTRRQVTRLAPNFAPRPGSLAWADQPAHNRLRRAVAGAFTVSAMKQLRPRAQEILDELVDGVVRDGPPVDLVERVLEPFPLTVVSEVMGVPPADRDRVHAWTRQIISTSGGTEAADRAKKGLYGWIGETVRARAVSPAEDVYTLLGAAVARGEITAEEAVGLAGPLQIGGEAVTHHSGQTLFLILTRPELTERMRARPEARGPVLDELLRYIPHRSTVGLARIALEDVELAGRRIRAGEPVYVSYLAANRDPDAFPDPDTIHPDRDPNPHLAFGNGPHHCTGAVLARLQTELLVGTLLDRLPGLRLAVPPEQVRWRHKTMIRGPRTLPVTW; encoded by the coding sequence ATGACAGGCATCACCGAGGAGCCCGGCCCGCTCACCGGCCAGGCACCGCCGCCGCCCGTGCGGGACTGGCCCGCGCTCGACCTGGACGGGACGGAGTTCGACCCCGTCCTCGCCGGTCTGATGAGCGAGGGTCCGCTGACCCGGATCCGGCTGCCGTTCGGCGAGGGGTGGGCCTGGCTCGCCACCCGGTACGAGGACGTGAAGCTGGTCACCAACGATCCGCGGTTCAGCCGGGCCGAGGTGACCCGCCGTCAGGTGACCCGGCTCGCCCCGAACTTCGCGCCCCGGCCCGGCTCGCTGGCCTGGGCCGACCAGCCCGCGCACAACCGGCTGCGCAGGGCGGTCGCCGGCGCCTTCACGGTGAGCGCGATGAAACAACTGCGGCCCCGCGCACAGGAGATCCTGGACGAGCTGGTGGACGGGGTCGTACGGGACGGACCACCCGTGGATCTGGTCGAGCGGGTCCTGGAGCCGTTCCCGCTCACGGTCGTCAGCGAGGTGATGGGGGTACCGCCCGCCGACCGGGACCGGGTGCACGCCTGGACCCGGCAGATCATCTCCACCTCCGGCGGCACCGAGGCCGCCGACCGGGCCAAGAAGGGCCTGTACGGCTGGATCGGCGAGACCGTCCGGGCGCGGGCGGTGAGCCCGGCCGAGGACGTGTACACGCTGCTCGGAGCCGCCGTCGCACGCGGTGAGATCACGGCGGAGGAGGCCGTGGGCCTGGCCGGTCCGCTGCAGATCGGCGGCGAGGCCGTCACCCACCACAGCGGGCAGACGCTGTTCCTGATCCTGACCCGGCCGGAGCTCACGGAACGGATGCGCGCCCGCCCGGAGGCGCGCGGCCCGGTCCTGGACGAGCTGCTGCGGTACATCCCGCACCGGAGCACGGTGGGGCTCGCCCGGATCGCGCTGGAGGACGTGGAGCTGGCCGGCCGCCGGATCCGCGCGGGCGAGCCGGTGTACGTCTCCTACCTCGCCGCCAACCGCGATCCGGACGCCTTCCCCGACCCGGACACCATCCACCCCGACCGCGACCCCAACCCGCATCTGGCCTTCGGCAACGGCCCGCACCACTGCACCGGCGCCGTCCTCGCCCGGCTGCAGACCGAACTGCTCGTCGGCACGCTGCTGGACCGGCTGCCCGGGCTGCGGCTCGCGGTGCCGCCGGAGCAGGTGCGCTGGCGGCACAAGACGATGATCCGCGGGCCGCGGACGCTGCCCGTCACCTGGTGA
- a CDS encoding S8/S53 family peptidase, producing the protein MAPRRFHEQFDHIQRSMRDVPLTMGPDDSAGFLYEKGVVLARDGEEARLVEDTVRTHFTDTRGLVPDHVRRVGPDTNRTGVTRIRVGDPAQGDDAVPHALRALAQAEGRQNRRLVSRNHVVHIAVNACPGDEPVPVPRSEPPNPAAAEDPYDPDTAVPVLVIDTGLVHDHASYPLLAHTTGDAQVSETGADGMLRQYVGHGTFIAGILAAVAPNTDVTVRGTLNDAGAVLESEFGAKLFEAVDEGGWPDILSLSAGTSNGSADGLIGLDAFMRELREQGTLLVAAAGNNGSDDPFWPAAYAALPEYEDSVLSVGALRGDGESGACFSNHGPWVRVYAPGERLTSALTGFDIPVPYVYQHSTYDACRYGCTYACTCQYPRHTGALSEARESTSAKPDQVMFDGLAQWSGTSFATPVVAGLVAAHMTAHKERDPRAARAQLLASTTDRADVRGAHVQALRPPTWRPVPVLIPSLPA; encoded by the coding sequence ATGGCACCTCGGCGATTCCACGAGCAGTTCGACCACATCCAGCGCTCGATGCGCGACGTCCCGCTCACCATGGGACCGGACGACTCCGCGGGGTTCCTCTACGAGAAGGGCGTCGTCCTCGCCCGCGACGGCGAGGAGGCCCGGCTGGTCGAGGACACCGTGCGCACTCACTTCACCGACACCCGGGGACTGGTCCCCGACCATGTGCGCCGGGTCGGCCCGGACACCAACCGCACCGGAGTCACCCGGATCCGGGTCGGCGACCCGGCCCAGGGCGACGACGCCGTCCCGCACGCCCTGCGCGCTCTCGCGCAGGCCGAGGGGCGCCAGAACCGCCGGCTGGTCAGCCGCAACCACGTCGTGCACATCGCGGTCAACGCCTGCCCGGGTGACGAGCCGGTGCCCGTGCCACGCAGTGAGCCACCCAACCCGGCGGCGGCCGAGGACCCGTACGACCCGGACACCGCCGTCCCCGTCCTCGTCATCGACACCGGTCTCGTGCACGATCACGCCTCCTACCCGCTCCTCGCCCACACCACCGGCGATGCCCAGGTGAGCGAGACAGGCGCGGACGGAATGCTCCGGCAGTACGTCGGCCACGGCACGTTCATCGCCGGGATCCTCGCCGCCGTCGCGCCCAACACCGACGTCACCGTGCGGGGCACGCTCAACGACGCGGGCGCCGTCCTGGAGTCCGAGTTCGGCGCCAAGCTCTTCGAGGCCGTCGACGAGGGCGGCTGGCCGGACATCCTCAGCCTCTCCGCGGGCACCTCCAACGGGTCCGCGGACGGCCTCATCGGACTCGACGCGTTCATGCGGGAACTGCGCGAACAGGGCACCCTGCTGGTGGCCGCCGCCGGCAACAACGGCAGCGACGACCCCTTCTGGCCGGCCGCCTACGCGGCCCTGCCCGAGTACGAGGACAGCGTGCTGTCGGTCGGCGCGCTGCGCGGGGACGGTGAGTCCGGCGCCTGCTTCAGCAACCACGGCCCCTGGGTGCGCGTCTACGCCCCCGGAGAGCGCCTGACGAGCGCCCTCACCGGCTTCGACATCCCCGTGCCGTACGTCTACCAGCACTCCACCTACGACGCCTGCCGGTACGGCTGCACCTATGCCTGCACCTGCCAGTACCCGCGCCACACCGGCGCGCTGAGCGAGGCGCGGGAGAGCACCTCGGCCAAGCCGGACCAGGTGATGTTCGACGGCCTGGCGCAGTGGAGCGGCACCTCCTTCGCCACCCCCGTCGTCGCCGGGCTCGTCGCCGCCCATATGACGGCACACAAGGAACGCGACCCGCGCGCGGCCCGCGCACAACTGCTCGCCTCCACCACCGACCGAGCCGATGTGCGCGGGGCGCACGTCCAGGCGCTGCGCCCGCCCACCTGGCGCCCGGTTCCGGTCCTGATCCCGAGTCTGCCCGCATGA
- a CDS encoding RNA polymerase sigma factor, translating to MRAGILHSTAYDDVPYTRGGAVDRTEVGALVRSAVDGDAAAWKALVEGMSPLVWSVVRAHRLSDADAHEVYQTVWFRFAQHLGRLREPDKAGAWLASTARHECLKVLKGMARLTLTDDPQVLDRASEDRTPEQTLIDSEEAAVEAERIRRLWQEFEALGDRCRKLLRVLMASPPPSYLEVSSALGIAVGSIGPLRQRCLRRLRARMDARGAM from the coding sequence ATGAGGGCCGGAATCCTCCACTCCACGGCGTACGATGACGTGCCGTACACGAGGGGTGGAGCCGTGGACCGTACAGAGGTCGGCGCGCTGGTCCGGTCCGCTGTCGACGGTGACGCCGCGGCCTGGAAAGCGCTGGTGGAAGGGATGAGTCCGCTGGTGTGGTCGGTCGTGCGCGCGCACCGGCTCTCCGACGCCGACGCGCACGAGGTCTACCAGACCGTGTGGTTCCGCTTCGCCCAGCACCTGGGCCGCCTCCGTGAGCCCGACAAGGCGGGCGCCTGGCTGGCCAGTACGGCCCGTCACGAGTGCCTGAAGGTGCTCAAAGGGATGGCGCGGCTGACGCTGACCGACGACCCGCAAGTGCTCGACCGGGCGAGCGAGGACCGCACGCCGGAGCAGACGCTGATCGACTCCGAGGAGGCGGCCGTCGAGGCCGAGCGCATCCGCCGGCTGTGGCAGGAGTTCGAGGCGCTCGGCGACCGGTGCAGGAAGCTGCTGCGGGTGCTGATGGCCTCGCCGCCGCCCAGCTATCTGGAGGTGTCGTCCGCGCTCGGTATCGCGGTCGGCAGTATCGGGCCGCTGCGCCAGCGCTGTCTGCGCCGGCTGCGAGCCCGCATGGACGCCCGGGGGGCGATGTGA